A single region of the Nitrospinota bacterium genome encodes:
- a CDS encoding prepilin-type N-terminal cleavage/methylation domain-containing protein, whose translation MIRVEASRQSGFTLIEILVVLMIIGILSVVSL comes from the coding sequence ATGATAAGGGTTGAAGCGTCGCGGCAATCCGGCTTTACGCTGATTGAGATACTGGTGGTTCTGATGATCATCGGGATACTCTCGGTGGTGAGCCTC